In the genome of Vidua macroura isolate BioBank_ID:100142 chromosome 19, ASM2450914v1, whole genome shotgun sequence, one region contains:
- the USP43 gene encoding ubiquitin carboxyl-terminal hydrolase 43: MWDRLAKPLGLHTPIPPGTPPSLLAHVTVPHVLSAASSPAHAGSPGAPGAARTRTDPAVTRTDPPDTGSKASRAGLSRGSLLAPLQGLFAPASAQRRQNWGIPQRRCDSLRAAGQHSWSRDGTAGKAAGTRRGQRDGSPRLIPGAEGWVSRAVPRNPGLAGRLLRTWARLAGGRGGRRAAPEDDEGGFRGGSRRRLGGAAPAAAGGDAGGDAGAGGGERPPGAQGLRNHGNTCFMNAVVQCLSNTAPLAERLALGRYRARGARAEVTQRLAALVRALWTRQYTPQLSAEFKNIVSKHSSQFRGNAQHDALEFLLWLLDRMHEDLGAASPAQQSRGPTQPGKDGSSGASRSPPGTQHPRGQSFVQSHFQAQYRSSLTCPHCLRQSNTFDPFLCISLPIPLRQTRPLNVTLVLQCERWRFVRVGLAVPLLGTVADLREMVARHGRVPAEQVILAEVSPRGLLRSLADPEALRAAGEAAPVYAFQPPPARRAGCPRSLPTSPAVPRPEGPRLLPSAARSSDCLHRAPGGRILLLLCNTAGTGPQLARFGPPLVLREERGVSWEQLQQNILAQLRGVLRGEVRPQGTGALFRIRLAGGSAPCTYLSPQDPRPLCHPAIDRALQLCGAGGPPHVRLTVEWDTSTKERLFGSIQEEEVQDAESVRQQQQAHGQQHSCTLDECFQLYTKEEQLAPDDAWRCPHCKVPQQGTVKLSLWTLPDILIIHLKRFRQVAEQRHKLTTLVRFPLRGLDMAPHVAQRGQPGGQLLGRWAPWQPPLRLPPGCPRDHLYDLYAVCNHHGSMQGGHYTAFCCNALDGRWYSYDDSRVEGVREAEVSTRSAYILFYQRRRAAGSGTGHWVFRLAASEPRADPRTDPDPSGSVAAPENGGFEARPPVRGLQGLHGRSLSVRTAPAGPPGQGEPAPPPRPPTAPPGRQRRGDPAPAAPGPRQPRGRGAAGGRGCPPGPLPPRPLGAGAVAELGQPPAPARGGAAQIRLAGQGRGGAAPGRPGCPRGHPAARPAAPRAPAPRGRARVQLLSRAWGHHPQELHSWS, translated from the exons ATGTGGGACAGGCTGGCAAAACCCCTGGGCCT gcacaCCCCCATCCCTCCCGGCACGCCCCCGTCCCTCCTGGCCCATGTCACCGTGCCACACGTGCTGAGCGCTGCCTCCAGCCCGGCTCACGCCGGGTCCCCGGGAGCCCCGGGCGCTGCACGGACCCGCACGGACCCGGCCGTGACCCGCACGGATCCCCCAGACACGGGCAGCAAAgcgagccgggccgggctgaGCAGGGGCTCGCTGCTCGCACCTCTGCAAGGTTTGTTCGCCCCCGCT AGCGCCCAGAGGAGGCAGAACTGGGGCATCCCACAGCGACGCTGTGACAGcctgagggcagcagggcagcactcgtggagcagggatgggaccGCCGGGAAAGCCGCGGGGACgcggaggggacagagggatggcTCGCCCCGGCTGATACCGGGCGCGGAGGGCTGGGTCAGCCGGGCGGTGCCGCGGAACCCGGG CCTGGCCGGGCGGCTGCTCCGCACCTGGGCGCGCCTggccggggggcgcgggggccgccgcgccgcccccgaGGATGACGAGGGCGGGTTCCGGGGGGGGTCGCGGCGGCGGCtcggcggggcggccccggcggcggcggggggcgaTGCGGGAGGCGATGCGGGAgcgggcggcggggagcggccgcCGGGCGCGCAGGGGCTGCGGAACCACGGCAACACCTGCTTCATGAACGCCGTGGTGCAGTGCCTGAGCAACACGGCGCCGCTGGCCGAGCGCCTGGCGCTGGGCCGGTACCGCGCCCGCGGCGCCCGCGCCGAGGTCACGCAGCGGCTTGCGGCCCTGGTCCGAGCGCTCTGGACCCGCCAGTACACCCCGCAGCTCTCCGCAGAGTTCAAG AACATCGTCTCCAAGCACAGCTCGCAGTTCCGGGGCAATGCTCAGCACGACGCGCTCGAgttcctgctctggctgctggacCGAATGCACGAGGACCTGGGCGCCGCCTCCCCCGCCCAGCAGAGCCGCGGCCCCACGCAG CCTGGCAAGGACGGGAGCAGCGGTGCCAGCAGGTCTCCCCCCGGCACCCAGCACCCCCGGGGGCAGAGCTTCGTGCAGAGCCACTTCCAGGCCCAGTACAG GTCCTCCCTGACGTGCCCTCACTGCCTGAGGCAGAGCAACACCTTCGACCCCTTCCTGTGCATCTCCCTGCCCATCCCGCTGCGCCAGACCAG GCCTCTGAACGTCACGCTGGTGCTGCAGTGCGAGCGCTGGCGCTTCGTGCGGGTGGGCCTGGCCGTGCCGCTGCTGGGCACCGTGGCCGACCTGCGGGAGATGGTGGCGCGGCACGGCCGCGTCCCCGCCGAGCAG GTGATCCTGGCCGAGGTGTCCCCGCGGGGGCTCCTGCGCTCGCTCGCCGACCCCGAGGCGCTGCGGGCGGCCGGCGAGGCCGCGCCCGTCTACGCCTTCcagccgccgcccgcccgccgcgcag GGTGTCCCCGCAGCCTCCCCACGTCCCCCGCGGTGCCGCGGCCGGAGGGGCCGCGCCTGCTGCCCAGCGCCGCCCGCTCCTCCGACTGCCTGCACCGCGCGCCCGGCGGCcgcatcctgctgctgctctgcaacaCGGCGGGCACGGGGCCGCAGCTCGCCAG GTTCGGGCCGCCGCTGGTGCTGCGGGAGGAGCGCGGCgtctcctgggagcagctgcagcagaacatCCTGGCCCAGCTGAGGGGGGTCCTGCGGGGAGAGGTCCGGCCACAG GGCACGGGAGCCCTTTTCCGGATCCGCCTGGCCGGGGGCTCGGCCCCCTGCACCTACCTGTCCCCTCAGGATCCCCGTCctctctgccaccctgccaTCGACAG GGCCCTGCAGCTGTGCGGGGCCGGGGGCCCTCCCCACGTGAGGCTGACGGTGGAGTGGGACACGAGCACCAAAGAGAG GCTGTTCGGGAGCatccaggaggaggaggtgcagGACGCGGAGAGCgtgcggcagcagcagcaggcgcacgggcagcagcacagctgcacccTGGACGAGTGCTTCCAGCTCTACACCAAGGAGGAGCAG CTGGCCCCGGACGATGCCTGGCGCTGCCCGCACTGCAAGGTGCCCCAGCAGGGCACGGTGAAGCTCAGCCTGTGGACGCTGCCCGACATCCTCATCATCCACCTGAAGCGCTTCCGGCAGGTGGCCGAGCAGCGGCACAAGCTCACCACGCTGGTGAGGTTCCCGCTGCGGGGGCTGGACATGGCCCCGCACGTGGCACAGCGGGGCCAGCCCggggggcagctcctggggcgCTGGGCGCCCTGGCAGCCCCCCCTGCGCCTGCCCCCGGGCTGCCCCCGCGACCACCTGTACGACCTGTACGCCGTCTGCAACCACCACGGCAGCATGCAGGGCGGCCACTACACCG CGTTCTGCTGCAACGCCCTGGACGGGCGCTGGTACAGCTACGACGACAGCCGGGTGGAGGGGGTGCGCGAGGCCGAGGTGAGCACCCGCAGCGCCTACATCCTCTTCTACCagcgccgccgcgccgccggctCCGGCACGG GGCACTGGGTGTTCCGCCTGGCCGCCTCGGAGCCCCGCGCCGACCCCCGCACCGACCCCGACCCCTCGGGCTCCGTCGCCGCCCCGGAGAACG GCGGGTTCGAGGCGCGGCCCCCGGTGCGGGGTCTGCAGGGGCTGCACGGTCGCAGCCTCAGCGTCCGGACCGCCCCCGCCGGACCCCCGGGACAGGGGGAGCCggccccccccccgcgccccccgacGGCTCCGCCGGGCCGCCAGCGCCGAGGGGACCCCGCGCCGGCCGCCCCCgggccccggcagccccggggccgcggggccgcaGGGGGACGCGGGTGTCCCCCCGGGCCGCTGCCCCCCCGGCCCCTCGGCGCTGGGGCGGTCGCGGAGCTCGGCCAGCCTCCCGCCCCGGCCCGAGGGGGGGCTGCGCAGATCCGCCTCGCTGGGcaggggcgcggcggggccgcccccggcCGCCCGGGGTGCCCCCGGGGCCACCCTGCAGCGCGGCCGGCAGCTCCTCGGGCCCCTGCGCCCCGCGGCCGTGCCCGAGTCCAGCTTCTGAGCCGTGCGTGGGGGCACCacccccaggagctgcacagctggTCCTGA